A section of the Malus sylvestris chromosome 17, drMalSylv7.2, whole genome shotgun sequence genome encodes:
- the LOC126610173 gene encoding uncharacterized protein LOC126610173 — MSGPSDRRFDLNLVEEAAPPSPDNIWRPSFVSPTGPLTVGDSVMKNDMTAAVVARNLLTPKDNRLLSKRSDELAVKDSLALSVQCAGSVSNMAQRLFARTRQVESLAAEVMSLKQEIRGLKHENKQLHRLAHDYATNMKRKLDQMKETDGQVLLDHQRFVGLFQRHLLPSSSGAVPRNEAPNDQPLMPPPSRVLSSTEAPNDPPPMPSLSGALPTAETSPKQPL, encoded by the coding sequence atgtctggcccctccgaccgtcgttttgacttgaaccttgttgaagaggcagccccgccttctccagacaacatatggcgcccatccttcgtctcccctactggtcctcttaccgttggggattccgtgatgaagaatgatatgaccgctgcggtggtggccaggaaccttctcactcccaaagataacagactactttccaaacggtctgatgagttagctgttaaggattcgctggctctcagtgttcagtgtgcaggttctgtgtctaatatggcccaacgcctatttgctcgaacccgccaagttgaatcattggcggctgaagtgatgagtctcaaacaggagattagagggctcaagcatgagaataaacagttgcaccgactcgcacatgactatgctacaaacatgaagaggaagcttgaccagatgaaggaaactgatggtcaggttttacttgatcatcagagatttgtgggtttgttccaaaggcatttattgccttcgtcttctggggctgtaccgcgtaatgaagctccaaatgatcaacctctgatgcctcctccttctagggttctgtccagtactgaggctccaaatgatccccctccgatgccttctctttctggggctctaccgactgctgagacttctcctaagcaacctttgtga